From the genome of Bos indicus x Bos taurus breed Angus x Brahman F1 hybrid chromosome 14, Bos_hybrid_MaternalHap_v2.0, whole genome shotgun sequence, one region includes:
- the DCAF13 gene encoding DDB1- and CUL4-associated factor 13, which translates to MKVKMLSRNPDHYVRETKLDLQRVPRNYDPTLHPFEVPREYIRALNATKLERVFAKPFLASLDGHRDGVNCLAKNPKSLATVLSGACDGEVKIWNLTKRKCIRTIQAHEGFVRGICTRFCGTSFFTVGDDKTVKQWKMDGPSCGEEEEPLHTILGKTVYTGIDHHWREAVFATCGQQVDIWDEQRTSPICSMTWGFDSISSVKFNPIETFLLGSCASDRNIVLYDMRQATPLKKVILDMRTNTICWNPMEAFIFTAANEDYNLYTFDMRALDTPVMVHMDHVSAVLDVDYSPTGREFVSASFDKSIRIFPVDKSRSREVYHTKRMQHVICVKWTADSKYIMCGSDEMNIRLWKANASEKLGVLTSRERAATDYNQKLKEKFQHHPHIKRISRHRHLPKSIYSQIQEQRIMKEARRRKELNRIKHSKPGSVQMVSEKKKHVVAVVK; encoded by the exons TTCCAAGAAACTATGATCCTACCTTACATCCTTTTGAGGTCCCACGAGAATATATAAGAGCTTTAAATGCTACCAAACTGGAACGGGTATTTGCAAAACCATTCCTTGCCTCCCTGGATGGTCACCGAGATGGAGTCAATTGCTTGGCAAAGAATCCAAAGAGCCTGGCTACTGTCCTTTCTGGGGCATGTGATGGAGAG GTTAAAATTTGGAACTTGACCAAACGAAAATGTATTCGTACGATACAAGCACATGAAGGTTTTGTACGAGGAATATGTACCCGCTTTTGTGGGACATCTTTTTTTACT GTGGGTGATGACAAAACTGTGAAGCAATGGAAAATGGACGGACCAAGCtgtggagaggaggaggagccatTGCATACAATATTAGGAAAG ACAGTGTATACAGGAATTGATCATCACTGGAGAGAAGCTGTTTTTGCCACATGTGGACAGCAAGTAGACATTTGGGATGAACAAAGAACCAGTCCTATATGTTCAATGACTTGGGGATTTGACAGTATAAGCAGTGTTAAATTTAACCCAATTGAG ACATTTCTCTTGGGAAGTTGTGCTTCTGACAGGAATATAGTACTATATGATATGAGACAAGCTACTCCTCTGAAAAAG GTCATCTTAGATATGAGAACAAATACAATTTGCTGGAACCCTATGGAAGCATTCATTTTTACTGCAGCAAACGAGGATTACAA CTTGTATACTTTCGATATGCGAGCCCTGGACACTCCTGTAATGGTGCATATGGATCATGTATCTGCGGTGCTTGATGTGGATTACTCTCCCACTGGGAGAGAGTTTGTGTCAGCTAGTTTTGATAAATCTATTCGAATCTTTCCTGTGGACAAAAGTAGAAGCAG GGAAGTCTATCACACAAAGAGAATGCAGCATGTTATCTGTGTAAAATGGACTGCTGACAGCAAGTACATTATGTGTGGATCTGATGAAATGAACATTCGTCTATGGAAAGCTAATGCTTCTGAAAAGTTGGGTGTG cttACATCACGAGAAAGAGCAGCCACAGATTATAACCAGAAGTTAAAGGAGAAATTTCAACATCATCCTCATATAAAACGTATCTCTCGTCACCGACATCTACCAAAATCTATCTACAGCCAGATTCAGGAACAGCGCATCATGAAAGAAGCTCGTCGACGAAA GGAACTGAATCGTATCAAACATAGCAAGCCTGGATCTGTGCAGAtggtgtcagagaagaaaaagcacGTAGTGGCGGTTGTGAAATAA